A window of Enterobacter ludwigii genomic DNA:
AAGAACTTCTTACCTTGCTGGCTCTGGCCCGAGGGGGAATCGAATCTATTGTAACGACGCAGAAAGCGGCGTTAGAAAATTGATTTTAAAGGCGACCAATGAGTCGCCTTTTTTTTGCCTGTAAGACAGAAAAACCAAAGGAGCAAATCCATGAAATCGTATCAGCGCCAGTTTATTGAGTTTGCGCTTAACAAGCAGGTACTTAAGTTTGGCGAATTTACGCTGAAATCCGGGCGTAAGAGCCCCTATTTCTTCAACGCCGGGCTGTTTAATACCGGGCGCGATCTGGCATTGTTAGGCCGTTTCTATGCCGAAGCGCTGGTGGATTCCGGGATTGATTTTGACCTGCTGTTTGGCCCGGCCTATAAAGGCATTCCGATTGCGACCACCACAGCGGTGGCGCTGGCAGAACATCACGACCGCGACGTGCCATACTGCTTTAACCGCAAAGAGGCCAAAACCCACGGTGAAGGTGGAAATCTGGTCGGCAGCGCGTTGCAGGGCCGCGTCATGCTGGTCGACGATGTAATCACTGCAGGCACAGCAATTCGTGAATCTATGGAAATTATCCAGGCCAATGGCGCGACGCTTGCAGGCGTGCTGATTTCTCTGGATCGTCAGGAACGTGGTCGCGGAGAGATCTCTGCCATTCAGGAGGTGGAGCGCGATTACAACTGTAAAGTGACGTCGATTATCACCCTGAAAGATCTGATTGCGTATCTGGAAGAGAAGCCTGAGATGGCGGACCATCTTGCAGCGGTACGCGCATATCGAGAAGAGTTTGGCGTGTAATGTTATTGCCCGGAAGCGCTACGCTTACCGGGCCTACGGCGTTACTGCAATTGGGTAGCCACTAACGGCCAGCGGGCGTCAAAATCGTCCGTTGGACGGTATTTGAATTCGCTACGCACAAAGCGGGAGAGCATCCCTTCGCAAAACGCCAGAATCTGGCTTGCCAGCAGCGTCTCATCAGTGTTGTAACCTTCCCCTTCACGCATTTTCTTCTCACGCAGAACCTGGCGCAGTTGCGCTTCAATGCGCTCGAAAAGCTGGTTAATGCGGCCCTGCAGTCTGTCCTGCTCAAACATCAGGGCATGACCGGTCAGGATACGGGTTAAGCCCGGATTGCGTTCACCAAAGCCAAGGACTAACAGCACAATCAGACGCAGACGCGCGGTGGTGTCTTTTTCGTCTTTCAGAATCAGGTTGATGCGCGTGATCAGGCTGTCTTCGATAAACTCGATCAGGCTGTCGAACATCCGGGTTTTGCTGGGAAAATGACGATACAGCGCCGCCTCAGACACGCCTACAGAAGCGGCCAGTTTCGCGGTGGTGATGCGTTGACTGCCATCGCTGGATTCAAGCATCAGAGCCAGAGATTGAAGTATTTCTTCGCGACGATTCCTTTTCGCGGTTTGTTTTTCTGCCATGTTACAAAATACCCCTGAAAATAAGCACTTGCCAGGCTGGCATCCACACAGCGACCGCAAACTGAGGCTTGCGGTTTGTTATTGCATTATGGCGCTGTGGGACGCGTATTTATTGGGCGATTATTTACGCCCGGAATGGCCGAAGCCGCCTTCGCCACGGTCGGTGGCGTCAAAGTCTTCCACCAGGTTAAATTCTGCCTGTACCACCGGTACGAAGACCATCTGCGCAATACGCTCGCCAGGTTCAATGGTGAAGCTGTCCTGACCACGGTTCCAGACGGAGACCATCAGCTGACCCAGGTAGTCGGAGTCGATCAGGCCAACCAGGTTACCCAGCACAACGCCATGCTTATGGCCCAGGCCAGAACGTGGCAGGATCACTGCGGCGAGTGATGGGTCAGCAATGTGGATCGCCAGACCCGTCGGGATCAGAGTAGTGGCACCCGGAGCCAGTTCTACGGCGTCATCGAGACAGGCTCGCAGGTCAAGTCCGGCAGAGCCGGAGGTGGCATAGGTTGGCAGCGGAAATTGCTCGCCAACACGCGGGTCCAGAATCTTAACGTCGATTTTTTTCATCATAACGGGTAACGATCTCGTCCAGTAATTGTTGGCCCAGGAGTTCCTTGCGCTCAAGCGGTAAGACTTTATCTCCATCCTGCCAGAAAAGGTGCAGTGCGTTGCTGTCGCTGTTAAATCCTTGCGTGGCCAGCGATACGTCGTTCGCGCAAATCAAATCGAGGTTTTTGCGGGTACGTTTTTGCCGGGCATATTCTTCCACATTATTTGTTTCTGCGGCAAACCCAACAACGTAAGGTCGATGGCTTTTTAGTGCGGCGACACCGGCAACGATATCCGGGTTTTTCACCATTTTTATTGTTAATTCATCACCTTGCTTTTTGATTTTAGCCTCGGCGATGGTCTCGGCGCGATAATCTGCGACGGCCGCACAGCCGATAAAAATCTGTTGGTTTTGCGCATGTGCTTGTACTGCGGCTTCCATTTCCAGCGCGGTAGTCACATCAATGCGCTGAACAAACGGCGGTGTAGGTAATGAGACCGGGCCGCTCACAAGCGTAACGTTTGCACCGCGCTTTGCTGCCGCTGCCGCAATCGCAAAGCCCATTTTACCGGAGCTGTGGTTAGTGATGTAACGCACCGGATCCAGCGGTTCACGCGTTGGGCCCGCGGTAATCATGATATTGAGATGTTGCAGATCGTTGACAGGGGAAAAATGGGCTGCAGCCATATCAACGATAGTCAGCGGGTCGAGCATACGTCCTGGGCCGATATCACCACAGGCCTGACTGCCGCTATCCGGTCCCCAAATTAACAGGCCACGAGCGGCCAGCGTCTCCAGATTATGCTGGGTGGCGGCATTGCGATACATCTGCTGGTTCATCGCGGGTACGACGGCGACGGGGGCAGGCGTGGCCAGGCAAATGGTTGAGACCAGGTCATTTGCCATGCCGGCCGCCACACGAGCGATTAAATCTGCCGTGGCAGGGGCAAGAATAACCAGGTCAGCCCATTTCCCAAGCTCAATATGGCCCATCGCAGCTTCGGCTGCCGGATCAAGCAGGCTGTCAGATACCGGGTATCCTGAAACGGCCTGCAGGCTCAATGGAGTGATAAAGGCTTTACCGCCTTCGGTGATCGCGACCCGCACATCGGCTCCACGCTCACGCAGACGACGCACCAGTTCCGGCGCTTTATAAGCAGCAATACCGCCGCTCACGCCAAGAACGATTTTTTTACCGGCCAGGCTCATCATGATTCTTTCCTGTTGGGGTTCACCAGAGAGCGGGCATTTTATCACAATCCCTAATATGGGGTGATTTTGTCCTTCGGACACTTTGCGAGGCGTTACGCAAGACTGCAACGTCGCCGTCGAGCGCCTGTCTGGCTTGTGGCAGCATGAGAGGAAAAGGGAGAAAGAGCATGGAAGAAGAGGATGAGCAGTTGCTGCCGCGCGAAAAACTGCTGCGTTATGGAGTAACCCTGTTAAAAGACGATGAGCTCCTGGCGCTCTTTTTACGTACCGGCACGCCCGGAAAAACGGTATTTACGCTGGCAAAAGAGCTGATAGGGCATTTTGGTTCACTGTATGGCTTGTTGACTGCCGACCTGGCTCAGTTTAAGCACGTCGAGGGGATCGGCGTGGCGAAATATGCTCAATTGAGGGGCATTGCCGAGCTTGCACGGCGTTTTTACAATGTCCGTCTGGAAGAAGAGGATCCAGTTCTGACCCCAGAAGGCGCGCGTGAATTCCTGCAAAGCCAGCTGGCGGATGCGGAGCGCGAGATCTTTATGGTGATCTTTCTCGACAACAGAAACCGGATACTGAAACATAGCCACCTCTTTTCGGGCACATTGAGCCACGTTGAGGTACATCCGCGTGAAATTGTGCGCGAAGCGATAAAAGTGAATGCAGCCGGCGTGATCCTCGCGCATAATCACCCCTCTGGCTGTGCACAACCGAGCAGAGCTGACAAAGAAATTACCGAACGCATTATCAAATGCTGTCAATTCATGGACATTCGTGTGCTGGACCATCTGATAATTGGCCGCGGAGAGTACATTTCTTTTGCAGAACATGGCTGGATTTAGGCTATTTCTCGCGATCCATCGGGATCTTTGTCTGTTCGGGACTTGAGCACACCGCCGAGTCAGCGTATACTACGCCACCTTTGAGAATCTCGGGTTTGGCATTTGGGCCTGGCAATCGAGAGTTCACTTAGAACTATGCGATGACCGGGCTGTAAAGCCTGACGAGGCGCCGATACCCCATACGAAGCTCGAGCTAATTTGATTTTTGGAGAATAGACATGTCCCGAGTCTGCCAAGTTACTGGCAAGCGTCCGGTGACCGGTAACAACCGTTCCCACGCACTGAACGCGACTAAACGCCGTTTCCTGCCGAACCTGCACTCTCACCGTTTCTGGGTTGAGAGCGAGAAGCGTTTTGTCACCCTGCGTGTATCTGCTAAAGGTATGCGTGTAATTGATAAGAAAGGCATCGATACAGTTCTGTCTGAACTGCGTGCCCGTGGCGAAAAGTACTAAGTACTTAAAGAGGAAATAAATCATGGCTAAAGGTATTCGCGAGAAAATCAAGCTGGTTTCTTCTGCTGGTACAGGTCACTTCTACACCACCACGAAGAACAAACGTACTAAGCCGGAAAAACTGGAACTGAAAAAATTCGATCCAGTTGTACGCCAGCACGTACTGTACAAAGAAGCTAAAATCAAATAATTTTAGTCTCCTTGTATTGAAAAACCCCGCAACTGCGGGGTTTTTTGCATTCTGTATCTCAACGGAGGAACCATGCCAGAATTACCAGAGGTAGAGACTAGCCGCCGCGGTATTGAGCCGCATCTGGTCGGTGCGACTATTCTTCATGCGGTTGTCCGTAATGGGCGTCTTCGCTGGCCGGTTTCCGATGAGATCCATGCGTTAAGCGACAAACCGATCCTCAGCGTTCAGCGTCGCGCCAAGTATCTGCTGCTGGAGCTGCCCGACGGCTGGATTATTATCCATCTGGGGATGTCCGGGAGCCTGCGTATCCTCACTGAAGAACTGCCAGCGGAAAAGCACGACCACGTCGATCTGGTCATGAGTAACGGCAAAGTGCTGCGTTACACCGACCCAAGACGCTTTGGCGCATGGTTGTGGACTAAAGAACTTGAAGGTCACAGCGTGCTGGCGCATTTGGGGCCAGAGCCGCTCTCAGACGCGTTTAATGCGGAATACCTGAAAGAGAAGTGTGCAAAGAAAAAAAGCCCGATTAAGCCATGGCTGATGGATAACAAGCTGGTGGTCGGCGTGGGGAATATCTATGCCAGTGAATCACTGTTTGCTGCCGGGATCCATCCCGATCGGCTGGCCTCTTCGCTGTCTGCGCAAGAGTGCGAGCTGCTGGTGAGGGTGATTAAAGCGGTGCTGCTGCGTTCCATTGAGCAGGGCGGAACAACGCTGAAGGATTTCCTGCAGAGTGACGGTAAGCCCGGTTATTTTGCTCAGGAGCTACAGGTATATGGCCGTAAAGGTGAACCATGCCGCGTGTGCGGAACGCCGATTATCGCAACGAAGCATGCCCAGCGCGCCACGTTTTATTGCCGTCAGTGCCAGAAATAGGGCTACTTTAACTTTTCCATCAACGCCTGATGGACGTTAACCGGCAGGAAATGGGTCACATCGCCGTGATGCCGTGCAACTTCTTTCACCAGCGTGGAAGAGATAAATGACCACTCTTTGGAAGGCATCAGAAACACGCTCTCCAGCTCTGGCATCAGGTGGCGGTTCATGTGCGCCAATTGCATCTCGTACTCAAAATCTGCCACTGCGCGTAAGCCGCGGATCAGGATATTAGCCTGCTGGGTGCGGGCGAAATTAGCCATCAGGTCACTGAAGCCCACCACCTCAACGTTCGACAGATGTGAGATCGCATCGCTGGCGAGCTGTACGCGCTCGGGCAGATCGAACATCGGTTTCTTACTGGGGCTGGCGGCTATCGCCAGAATCACCTTGTCAAACATACTCGCCGCACGGGTGATAATATCAAGATGACCGTTAGTGATGGGATCGAAGGTACCCGGATAAATCGCTTTTGTGCTCATGGCTCACGTTTTCTCTGAGTAGCCGCGGCTAAGCGCCCACAGCTCGGTGTATTTGTTGAAAGTATACTGGGCATTCACCACCGCCAGTAACCAGCCCTGTTTACCATCCAGAACGCCGCCACGTAGCAGCAGCGTTTTCAGAAACGCGCCCAGCGTGTGGGTGAAGATACCGGTCAACGTGGCCTTCTTGCCGCGCTGATGACGTTCCTGCGCCCATGCGGTGGCATAGTTGAGCTGTTTACGCTGGAAGCTGGCGAAATCGCGGCAGGTCAGGTGCAGTAAATCACCGTTTAAGGCGACTACCGGGGCGGTATCGCAGGCCAGGGACTCATGCACCAGGTTATCGTTGTACTGATAACGCTCGCGCTCATACAGGCGCATCACGCGGTCAGGATACCAGCCGCTGTGGCGCATAAACCGGCCGAGAAAGTAGTTACGACGCGCGATGCTGTACACCGCACCTGGCTGCGGCGCAGAGAGCACACTCTGAATCGCCTGCTGGAGTTCTGGCGTGATGCGCTCGTCGGTATCGAGCATCAGGACATAATCACCAGTGGCGTGTCCCTGCGCGCGCTGGCGCTGGATGCCATAGCCTTGCCAGTCTGTGTCGATAAAGACCTTTGCGCCCGCAGCACGGACAACATCCACCGTGTTGTCCGTGCTGCCGGAATCAAGCACGACAATTTCGTCGGCCCAGGCGACAGAGGCCAGGCAATCGGGAAGCAGGTCGGCGGCGTTTTTGGCGATCATCACGACCGACAGACGCTGAGACATTAGTGGCTCCGCTGAGGCAGATAAGGTTGCAGAAGCTGCAGCAGACGGGTCAGAGCGCCCTGGTTCTGATGCAGCACTTCGACGGCATGGCGACCGTACCACAGACGGTAATCTTCGTCGGTCAGTAAG
This region includes:
- the pyrE gene encoding orotate phosphoribosyltransferase, with the protein product MKSYQRQFIEFALNKQVLKFGEFTLKSGRKSPYFFNAGLFNTGRDLALLGRFYAEALVDSGIDFDLLFGPAYKGIPIATTTAVALAEHHDRDVPYCFNRKEAKTHGEGGNLVGSALQGRVMLVDDVITAGTAIRESMEIIQANGATLAGVLISLDRQERGRGEISAIQEVERDYNCKVTSIITLKDLIAYLEEKPEMADHLAAVRAYREEFGV
- the slmA gene encoding nucleoid occlusion factor SlmA, producing MAEKQTAKRNRREEILQSLALMLESSDGSQRITTAKLAASVGVSEAALYRHFPSKTRMFDSLIEFIEDSLITRINLILKDEKDTTARLRLIVLLVLGFGERNPGLTRILTGHALMFEQDRLQGRINQLFERIEAQLRQVLREKKMREGEGYNTDETLLASQILAFCEGMLSRFVRSEFKYRPTDDFDARWPLVATQLQ
- the dut gene encoding dUTP diphosphatase, with protein sequence MMKKIDVKILDPRVGEQFPLPTYATSGSAGLDLRACLDDAVELAPGATTLIPTGLAIHIADPSLAAVILPRSGLGHKHGVVLGNLVGLIDSDYLGQLMVSVWNRGQDSFTIEPGERIAQMVFVPVVQAEFNLVEDFDATDRGEGGFGHSGRK
- the coaBC gene encoding bifunctional phosphopantothenoylcysteine decarboxylase/phosphopantothenate--cysteine ligase CoaBC, whose product is MSLAGKKIVLGVSGGIAAYKAPELVRRLRERGADVRVAITEGGKAFITPLSLQAVSGYPVSDSLLDPAAEAAMGHIELGKWADLVILAPATADLIARVAAGMANDLVSTICLATPAPVAVVPAMNQQMYRNAATQHNLETLAARGLLIWGPDSGSQACGDIGPGRMLDPLTIVDMAAAHFSPVNDLQHLNIMITAGPTREPLDPVRYITNHSSGKMGFAIAAAAAKRGANVTLVSGPVSLPTPPFVQRIDVTTALEMEAAVQAHAQNQQIFIGCAAVADYRAETIAEAKIKKQGDELTIKMVKNPDIVAGVAALKSHRPYVVGFAAETNNVEEYARQKRTRKNLDLICANDVSLATQGFNSDSNALHLFWQDGDKVLPLERKELLGQQLLDEIVTRYDEKNRR
- the radC gene encoding DNA repair protein RadC; protein product: MEEEDEQLLPREKLLRYGVTLLKDDELLALFLRTGTPGKTVFTLAKELIGHFGSLYGLLTADLAQFKHVEGIGVAKYAQLRGIAELARRFYNVRLEEEDPVLTPEGAREFLQSQLADAEREIFMVIFLDNRNRILKHSHLFSGTLSHVEVHPREIVREAIKVNAAGVILAHNHPSGCAQPSRADKEITERIIKCCQFMDIRVLDHLIIGRGEYISFAEHGWI
- the rpmB gene encoding 50S ribosomal protein L28, translated to MSRVCQVTGKRPVTGNNRSHALNATKRRFLPNLHSHRFWVESEKRFVTLRVSAKGMRVIDKKGIDTVLSELRARGEKY
- the rpmG gene encoding 50S ribosomal protein L33, with the translated sequence MAKGIREKIKLVSSAGTGHFYTTTKNKRTKPEKLELKKFDPVVRQHVLYKEAKIK
- the mutM gene encoding bifunctional DNA-formamidopyrimidine glycosylase/DNA-(apurinic or apyrimidinic site) lyase; this translates as MPELPEVETSRRGIEPHLVGATILHAVVRNGRLRWPVSDEIHALSDKPILSVQRRAKYLLLELPDGWIIIHLGMSGSLRILTEELPAEKHDHVDLVMSNGKVLRYTDPRRFGAWLWTKELEGHSVLAHLGPEPLSDAFNAEYLKEKCAKKKSPIKPWLMDNKLVVGVGNIYASESLFAAGIHPDRLASSLSAQECELLVRVIKAVLLRSIEQGGTTLKDFLQSDGKPGYFAQELQVYGRKGEPCRVCGTPIIATKHAQRATFYCRQCQK
- the coaD gene encoding pantetheine-phosphate adenylyltransferase, with the translated sequence MSTKAIYPGTFDPITNGHLDIITRAASMFDKVILAIAASPSKKPMFDLPERVQLASDAISHLSNVEVVGFSDLMANFARTQQANILIRGLRAVADFEYEMQLAHMNRHLMPELESVFLMPSKEWSFISSTLVKEVARHHGDVTHFLPVNVHQALMEKLK
- a CDS encoding glycosyltransferase family 2 protein, which gives rise to MSQRLSVVMIAKNAADLLPDCLASVAWADEIVVLDSGSTDNTVDVVRAAGAKVFIDTDWQGYGIQRQRAQGHATGDYVLMLDTDERITPELQQAIQSVLSAPQPGAVYSIARRNYFLGRFMRHSGWYPDRVMRLYERERYQYNDNLVHESLACDTAPVVALNGDLLHLTCRDFASFQRKQLNYATAWAQERHQRGKKATLTGIFTHTLGAFLKTLLLRGGVLDGKQGWLLAVVNAQYTFNKYTELWALSRGYSEKT